The genomic region CCGCGGACGACGCAGCCGAACCAGATGCTGACGTCTTCACCCATTTCGACGCGGCCGATGACGTCGGCGGAAGGGGCGATCCACACCCGCTCTTTCATCGCGGGGGCGTAATGGAGGTAATTGCTGATCATGTAAATATCCTTTTAACTCTCTTTGAACAAACGCGTCGTCAATTGCTGGACGAAGTTGGGTGTGTGCTTTTTGACCGAGCTGTGAACTTTGCTGGTATGGTTTTCGACGATTTTATGGCTGTCGATGGCGTTGTGGGGTTCGTGTTTGACCTTGACGTAATTGCCGTCGGTCTGGAGCTCGTGCGAGAGCATGTTGTCCGAACTCTGCAGCTGCAGGATCTGGATCAGTTTCGCCGAAAGCTCGTCGCCCTGGATCGGGGTGAGCAGCTCGATACGGCGCAGCAGGTTACGCGGCATCCAGTCCGCACTCGCGATGTAGGTCTGGGGAGTCGAATGTTTGAAATAATAGATCCGGGCGTGCTCGAGGTATTTCCCGATGATGGAGGTGACGCGGATGTTGTCGCTGACTCCGGGGATACCGGGGCGAAGGCAGCAGATCCCACGGATGATGAGATCGATTTTAACCCCCGCCTGAGAGGCCTTGTAGAGGGCTTTGATGATGTCCTCATCGACGAGGGCGTTCATTTTCGCGATGATGACCCCTTCGCTTCCCATGCGGGTTTCATTTTGGATGAGCGAAAGAATTTTGGGTTTGATCTGCGTCGGCGCCATGTACAGCTCGCTCAGTTTCCCTTTTTTGCTGAACCCGGTCAGGAAGTGGAAAAACCGCGTCATGTCGTGGGTGATCGCATCGTTGCTGGTCATGTAGCTGATGTCGGTATAGATCGTCGCGGTGGAGGGATTGTAGTTCCCGGTGCCGATATGGGCGTATTGCTTGAGTTTGCCGTCGATGCGGCGGGTGATGAGGGCCGCTTTGGCATGTACCTTGAACCCCGTAATCCCGTAGATGACGTGGGCTCCGGCATTTTCGAGCGCTTTGGCCCAGTGGAGGTTGTTCTCTTCGTCGAAACGGGCTTTGAGCTCGACCATGACGGTCACCTGTTTGCCCGATTCGGCGGCATTGATGAGGGCGTTGACGATCGGCGAATTGGAGCCTGAACGGTATAAAGTCATTTTGATCGAAACGACGTCGGGATCTTTGGCCGCCGTCTGGATCAGGCGTACGACGGGTTCGAAACTCTCGAACGGATGGAAGAGAAGCAGGTCTTGTTTGTCCAGGGTCGCATAAAGACTCTCGTCGGTATCGAGCGGCGGGAGGTTGCGCGGTTTGAAACTCGGGGTAGTGAGATGGGCGAAATCCTTGTTCCCGACGATCTGCCAGAAGCTGGCGAGGTTGAGATAGGTCTGGAAACGGTAGATGTCGTCTTTG from Sulfuricurvum sp. IAE1 harbors:
- a CDS encoding RNA degradosome polyphosphate kinase, translated to MPSNFKDPSLYINRELSWLQFNTRVLKQAQDESLPLLERLKFLAIYGTNLDEFYMIRVAGLKKLFSAGVNVSGPDRLTPLQQLREIRTYLHEEQKVVEHCLQGIMKELEKEGIFFKAYKELTPEQRKYLDKYFHENIYPVVIPIAIDATHPFPHLNNLGFGQIVKLRDKDDPSIERYGLIRIPRVLPRFVDINNRIYVPIGSITAEHIEDLFPGYELIKFAAFRVTRNADIAIEEEEADDIMEILEEGLKLRKKGELVRLELSVHADDDLQNFFNRHANVYKDDIYRFQTYLNLASFWQIVGNKDFAHLTTPSFKPRNLPPLDTDESLYATLDKQDLLLFHPFESFEPVVRLIQTAAKDPDVVSIKMTLYRSGSNSPIVNALINAAESGKQVTVMVELKARFDEENNLHWAKALENAGAHVIYGITGFKVHAKAALITRRIDGKLKQYAHIGTGNYNPSTATIYTDISYMTSNDAITHDMTRFFHFLTGFSKKGKLSELYMAPTQIKPKILSLIQNETRMGSEGVIIAKMNALVDEDIIKALYKASQAGVKIDLIIRGICCLRPGIPGVSDNIRVTSIIGKYLEHARIYYFKHSTPQTYIASADWMPRNLLRRIELLTPIQGDELSAKLIQILQLQSSDNMLSHELQTDGNYVKVKHEPHNAIDSHKIVENHTSKVHSSVKKHTPNFVQQLTTRLFKES